The Aureimonas populi genome includes the window TTCATGCAAGCAAGCAGGGCCCCGCATCCATGGCGTTCACGGCACGCGCGCAGATGGAGCAAAGTGCATCCGCCCTTCTCGTCGGAAGCGGGCAGGCGCTCAAGGACGGCACGCGCGCCCTCCCGCTCCGCTATCAGGAAGAGATCTCATGACCCAGACGCTTCAACTCGACATTCCTCTGGTGTTGCCGGAGGTTCCCGACACGTCCGATGCCTGCGTGGGGCGGCTGCTGGCCGATCTCGAAGGGCGCGGCGGGGTGGAGAAGGCCCATGTGATCCCGCGGAATGGCGAGGAAGAGGCCAAGCTGTGCATTCACTACGATCCGGGCACGCTGCCGCTGTCGCGCATCCGCGAGATCGTTCAGGCGGCCGGTGCGGAGATCACCCGGCGTTTCGGCCATGCGCTCTGGCAGGTGGACGGGATCGGCCATCAGCGCCGGGCGCGCACGGTGGCCGAGAGCCTGGGCGCCTTGCCGGGCGTTCTGGAGGCGGACGCCGATGCCGCCGGGCTGGTGCGGGTCGAGTTCGACCGACGGCAAAGCTCCGAACAGGCGATCCTCGACGCGCTGGCCGGAATGGGAATCACCCCGGTTGCCCCGCCCCCGCTGGCAAAGGCCGAGCGAAGCGCCCATGCGCATCGCGATCATGGGGACCACGACCATGACGATCCCGAGCATTCGCATGAAGGGCATTCGCATGCCCATGGCGGCTTTCTGGGCCCCAATACCGAGCTGATCTTTTCGCTCGCCTGCGGTGCGCTGCTGGCTGTGGGCTTCGGCATCCAGACGCTGGTGGCCGCCGCGCCGGAATGGCTTCCGACCGTCCTCTATATCGGGGCCTACGGGCTCGGCGGATTCTATACGCTGCGCGAGGCGATCGACAATCTGCGTCTGCGCAAGTTCGAGATCGACACGCTGATGCTGGTCGCCGCCGCAGGCGCCGCGGCGCTGGGCGCATGGGCGGAAGGCGCGCTGCTGCTGTTCCTCTTCAGCCTCGGCCACGCGCTCGAGCATTACGCGATGGGCCGCGCCCGCCAGGCCATCGAGGCCCTGGCCAAGCTCGCCCCGCGCACCGCCACCGTGCGCCGCGAAGGCGGTGCGCACGAGGTGCCGGTCGAGGAGCTGGTGGTCGGCGATCTGGTCGTCGTTCGTCCCAACGAGCGGCTTCCCGCAGACGGCTTCCTGGTGAAGGGCACGTCCAGCATCGACCAGGCTCCCGTCACGGGGGAGAGCATTCCCGTCGACAAGCACCCGGTCGAGGACGCGGCGGCGGCACGTGCGCGGCCCGCTTCGGTCGGCGCCGAGTCGCGCGTCTTCGCCGGCACGATCAACGGCGCCGGCGCCATCGAGGTGGAGGTGACGCGCCTCTCCTCCGAGAGCGCGCTGGCCAAGGTCGTGCAGATGGTCAGCGAGGCCGAGACGCAGAAATCGCCCACCCAGCGATTCACCGACCGTTTCGAGCGTATCTTCGTGCCCTGCGTGCTCGCGCTCGCCATCATCCTGCTCTTCGCCTGGGTGGTGATCGACGAGCCCTTCGCCGACAGCTTCTATCGCGCCATGGCGGTCCTCGTGGCGGCCAGCCCCTGCGCGCTGGCCATCGCCACCCCCAGCGCGGTGCTGTCGGGCGTGGCGCGCGCGGCCCGTGGCGGCGTCCTCGTCAAGGGCGGCGCTCCGCTGGAAAACCTCGGGTCACTCAGCGCCATCGCCTTCGACAAGACCGGCACGCTCACCGAAGGGCGTCCGCGCATCACCGATATCGTGCCCGCCGAAGGCGTGACGCGCGACGAGTTGCTGACCGTGGCCGTCGCGGTGGAGCAGCTCAGCGATCATCCGCTCGCCGCCGCGATCGCGCGCGACGGACGCGAGGCGCTTGCCGGACGGCACATCCCGGACGCACAAGCTCTCGAAAGCCTGACGGGGCGCGGCGTGACCGCGACGCTCGAAGGGACCCCGGTCTGGATCGGCAAGGCTGGCATGTTCGGGACCGACGGCATCGCGACGCTCGACAAGCCCGTGGCCGAAGCCGCGGCGAGGCTGGGAGAGGCCGGGCGCACGACCATGGTGGTTCGCCGGGGCGAACGGGATCTCGGAGCCATCGGGCTGATGGACACGCCGCGTCCGGCCGCGCACGACACCCTGCAGCGCCTGCGCGGGCTGGGCATCACACGCATGATCATGATCTCGGGCGACAACCGAACCGTCGCGGAGGCGATCGCCCGGAAGGTGGGGCTCGACGAAGCCTGGGGCGACCTCATGCCAGAGGACAAGGTGGAGGCGATCCGCAAGCTGCGGGCCGAGGGGCCGGTCGCCATGGTGGGCGACGGGGTGAACGACGCTCCCGCCATGGCCCATGCCACCGTGGGCATCGCCATGGGGGCCGCCGGCTCCGACGTGGCGCTGGAGACGGCGGACGTGGCGCTCATGGCCGACGACCTCAGCCACCTGCCCTTCGCGGTGGGCCTCAGCCGGCGGACCCGGTCGATCATCCGCCAGAACGTCTTCATCAGCCTCGGTGTCGTCGCCCTGCTGGTGCCCGCGACGATCTTCGGCCTCGGCATCGGGCCGGCCGTCGCCCTGCACGAGGGATCGACCCTGATCGTCGTGTTCAACGCCCTGCGCCTGCTCGCCTGGCGCGATCGCGACTGAGAGATCGCAGCCGGCCCCGCAGCCTCAGACCCTGCCGCCGGCTGCATATCGGCGTGCGAACTCGCGGGCCGCCAAAGGCCCGCCGAAGGATAGGCCCGCGATAAGGGTTCCTGCGCCCTCGGGCTGGCGTCGCCCGCCACCGCCATTGTCATCCAGTTGCAATCGAACGGCCGCAGGGATGTCATGCGAATGCCATCGGCACGTCAGGCCCCGGACCTAGAAGTCGCCTCGCGATCCCCTGCAAGCTCAGGGCCCTCAAACGATCCAAGGAAGGCACCGCTCATGAAGCCGCTTGCCGCAGCCCTCTTCGCCGGCGTCTCGACCCTCGCCGCCACCGCTCCCGCTCTCGCACAGACGACGGTGCGCCAGGCCGAGGACAGCTATTTCCGCTCCGCGCAGGAGGACCTCGCCACGCTGATCGCCCGCCAGCCCAATACCGGCCGGGCGAAGAACGTCATCCTCTTCGTCGTCGATGGCCTCTCCATTCCCACGGTGACCGCCGCCCGCATCCTGGAAGGCCAGTTCCGGGGCGAGGATGGCGAACCCAACACGCTCGCCTTCGAGAACCTCCTGCCCTACGTCGCGCTCTCCAAGACCTATACGCATGACGCGCAGGTGGCGGATTCGGCTCCCACCTCCACCGCGATGGTCTCGGGCGTGAAATCGGTCAACGGCACCATCGGCGTGACCCAGGCCATCGAAGTCGACGTCTGCGCCAGCCAGAAGGGCGCCGAAGTCACCACGATCTTCGAACTCGCCGAGGAGGCCGGGCTCGCCACCGGCATCGTCTCGACTGCGCGCATCACCCATGCCACCCCCGCCGCCACCTTCGCCAAGGCGGCGGGCCGCGACTGGGAGAACGACACCGACCTGACCGACGAAGCGCGCCGGAACGGCTGCGCCGACATCGCCTCGCAACTGATCGACTGGCCGGCCGGCGACGGCTTCGAGGTGGTGATGGGCGGCGGGCGCGGCAACTTCATGCCGGCCGATCAGTCCGATCCCGAGGACCAGACCCGGGCCGGCGCGCGGCAGGACGGGCGCGATCTCATCGCCGAATGGCGGGATCGGTACGATGACGGCGCCTATGTCTGGAACCGGGAGCAGTTCGACGCCATCGACCCGGAGGTGACGAGCCGCGTCTTCGGGCTCTTCAACCGCAGCCATATGCAGTACGAAGCCGATCGCGAAAGCGACACCGGCGGCGAGCCCTCCATCGCCGAGATGACGACCAGGGCGATCGAGCTTCTGTCGAAGAACGAGGACGGATTCGTCCTGATGGTGGAGGGCGGACGCGTCGATCACGCCCATCACGCCGGCAACGCCTATCGCGCCCTGACCGACACCATCGCCGTCTCGCAGGCCGTACAGGCCGCCTATGACGCGGTCGATCCGGAGGAGACGCTCATCGTCCTGACTGCGGACCACAGCCATGTCTTCAACATGGCCGGCTATCCCGCGCGCGGCAACGACATCCTCGGCGTGGCCGGCACGGCCGACGACGGCAAGCCCTACACGACGCTCGGCTACCAGAACGGTCCGGGCGCGCGCCTGGACGAGCCGCGCGCCGACCTGACCGGCGTCGACACCAGCGATCCCGACTTCCTCCAGCAAGCGCTGGTGCCGCTCGAAAGCGAGACCCATGCCGGCGACGACGTGGCAATCTTCGCCCAGGGCCCCTGGGCGCATCTCTTCCAGGGCGTCATGGAGCAGAACGTCATCTATCACGTCATGACGCATGCCCTCGACTTCGCGCCCACGGAGCAGCGCGCCTCCGCGCAGTAACACTCGACGATCCGAACTCCGCGGCCGCCGGCACCCGCTGGCGGCCGCATCCGTAAGTGAGGCTCGGTGGCGGCAAATCGAACGTCACGATCTGCCCCGCTCGGCCGGACATCGGCACCTCCGGCGGCTTTCGCGAACGCCCCGATGAGGACAAGGCCTTCCTTGTCTTCGCCGGTCACGACGCGCCCGACAACGCCCTGCCGCTATGATGTCGCTCGCCGCGCCCTGTCCAGCAGAAATAGCGCCGCAAGCCTGCCAACTGGTGGAACCCGAAACCGACCAATAGCCGCGCGGACCAGGCGAGCCCGCCGCCCGAAACGCTCGGGGTTACGTATTTATGACCCGTGGCGGCCCATATCGCGTTTCTCAAATGGTGCACGCCGGGAGTTGCCTTTCGGCGTCGTCCGTTCGCAGGAGGAGCCGCTCATGTCCATTCGCGTCGGCATCGCTGGCTGGTCGATCCCATCCGCGCTGGCCAAGCAGTTCCCTTCGGTCGGCACGCACCTTGAACGCTATGGCGCACGCTTCTCGGCCGTCGAGATCAACAGCAGTTTCTATCGGCCGCACCGGCGCACGACCTACGAGCGCTGGGCGGCAAGCGTGCCGCATGAGTTCCGCTTCTCGGTCAAGCTGCCCAGGACGATCACTCATGAACGCCGCTTGATCGACTGCGGGGCGCTCATCGAGCGCTTTGCCGAGGAAACGAGCGGCCTGGGCGACAAACGCGGCCCCGTCCTGGTTCAGCTTCCCCCGAGTTTCGCCTATCCCGGCGACGCTGCCGAACGATTCATCGACGAGCTGAAGGCCACGATCACGGCGGCTGTCGTCCTGGAGCCGAGACATGCAAGCTGGTTCCAGCCGGAGGTCGACCGCATGTTGGGCGGGCAGCGTGTGTCACGGGTCGCGGCGGACCCGGCCAAACCATTGTTGGCGGCGCAACCCGGAGGCTGGAGCGGCCTCGCCTATCTTCGGCTGCACGGCTCCCCTCGCATTTACGAGTCGACTTATGGAACGGAAGCCATTGAGGCTCATGCGAAAGCCGTCGCTTCGCTCGCCACGCGCGGCGCCGACGTCTGGACGATCTACGACAACACGACCTACGGCGCCGCCACGCAGAACGCGTTTCAGCTTCTGGAAGCTCTTGGTTCGAATACGCAGCTCGGAGATATATCTTGATGGATGCTGACGGCTCAGACGAAACAGCCGCCGGACAACGTCGCGCCGCCTCCGCGATTTCTTGTCACGTCGTGGTTCTCATCCTTTGGAGGGCATCGAGAAAGAAGGGGCGGAAGGCCCGGGGATGCTCGCTCATCGGGAAGTGGCCGAGCTCCTCCATCACGGTCAGGGTCGCCCCCCGGATCGCCTGCGCCGTCCTGCGCGCATCCTCCGGCGTGCAGGTCAGGTCATAGGCCCCGACGAGGATGTGAACCGGCGAGAGATCCGTGTCGATCTCGCCGAGCCGCTCCACGAGGCTGTCGTCGCGCGTGTAGAAGCTGAGATCGCCCCGGAACACGCCCGGCCCGGACTGCATGAACATCCACTGCGTGTTCCAGCGCTCCTCCTGCGGCGCGTGCGGGGAGATATTGGCCGAGACGAGCGCGGCCCCCATTTCTCCGCCATGCGCGTCGGGCCGGTGGAACCAGTCGATGTCGTACCAGGCGGGCTGGAAGTCGGAGGCCTCGATGGCGATGAAGCCGGCAAAACGCCCGGGATGGCGCGCGGCGATCTGGAGAGCGATGCGCCCGCCCATGGAGCAACCCGCCAGAACCGCGTCCTGCAGCCCCAGCGCGTCGGCCACCGCCAGCACGGTCTCGATATAGGCTTGCGTCGTCAGCAGATATTCCTGCACCTCGAAGCCCCGCGGCGGCAGGGACTTTCCGTGCCAGGGCATGTCGAAGGCGATCAGGCGGTGATCGGCCGTTACGCCCGCATCGTTGAGGAGATGGCGCCACTGGCGCGTGTCGGCTCCGGCCGTGTGCAGGCAAAGGACCGCGCGGCCCTGTCCGGCCTCCTCGAAATAGATGCGGCGCGGCCCGTCGGACAGGGACACCGTGACATAGCGCCCCACGATGGCCTCGATCGCGGGTTCGGCGGCGGTGCGGCTCATCGTGCCTCTCCCGCCCGGGGCAGGGCCATCACTTCCTTGAAGAAGCGCAGGTTCTTCACCAGGGAGAGGATGTCCCCCTCGATGCGGGCCCGATCCATCTTCACCAAGCCGAAGAGGTCGTGAAAGCCGGGGGCCGGAAGCGGCTCCCAGAACCGCTTGAGGGCCTCGCCATCCGTCACGAAGCCGAAGCGGTAGGGCGTGCGGCGCGAGGGTCCGGGCAGGATGGCGACGAGATCGCCCTTTTCGAAGGTGAGATAGAACTCCTCCCCATCCACCTTGAGAAGCACCGTCTCCGAAAACAGGCGGCCGAGATGGGCAAGATGGGGCCGCCGCCTCAGCTCCGCCTGCATGTGAACTATCTGATTCAGCAAGGGCGCCTCCCATGTTCGTTTGCCGGCAACCTCGCCGCACGCCCGTGAGGCGGACAAGGTTGGAATTGATATAACCTGATACCCGCTCCGGCCTTTCCCATGCGGTGCGAACCGTGCTGCCCTGATGGCAGGGAGGCGCCCTCGAACGGCGTGGGCGGCCGGGATTTCCACGGGAGGAGAACCTGCATGGGCATCGTCACCATCGACAACGTCACGGATGTCGTCATCGACGCGCTGGGCAGGAGCGGTCCGATCACCGATCGGCAACGTGAGATCCTGACGGCGTTGATCCGCCATCTGCACGGCTTCTGCAAGGACGTGAAGCTCCAGCACGACGAGTTCCTGTATGCCTGCGATTTCCTGGCGCGCGCCGGGCAGATCACCGACGACAAGCGCCAGGAATTCATTCTCCTGTCGGACATTCTGGGCGTCGAGGTTCTGGTGGACATGCTGACCAACGAGGCGCGCGCGGGCGCCAGCGAATCCACGGTTCTGGGGCCCTTCTACCGGGAGAACCCGCCGGTCTTGCCGAAGGGCGCCTCGACGATCCTCAAGCATTTCGACGATGAGGAGACCGTCTATGTCGAGGGCCATGTGCGCGACACGAAGGGCGCCCCCCTGCCCGGCGTGACCATCGACATCTGGGAGGATGCGCCGAACGGGCTCTACGAGAACCACGACCACGACCAGCCGGACTACAATCTGCGCGGTCGCTTTCGCACCGACGAGAACGGCCACTATGCCCTCGTGGCGGTGCGCCCCGTGCCCTACCCCATCCCCGACAACGAGACGGCCGGTGAGTTGATCCGCGCGATGGGCCATCACCCGAACCGGCCCGGCCACCTCCATTTCATCCTGTCGAAGGACGGCTACGGCACGCTCGTAACGCAGATCTTCGACAGCTCCAGCCGCTGGCTGGACCAGGACAGCGTATTCGCGGTGAAGGAGAGCCTGATAGCCGAGTTCCGCGAGGACGATTCGAAAGGCACCCGGCTTCGCCTCGACTTCGACTTCGTGCTTCAGCCGGGCGCGGCCAAGACCGAGGCGATCGCGGCCGAGTAGGCAGGCGGCACGATTGCCCCGATGGGGCCGGGTGCGTAGAAGAGGCGTGCCGGCACCGGCGGGGAGGCTCGGGCTGCACCATGAACCTGCGCCAGCTGAAATATTTCATCGCGGTGGCCGAGGAGCTTCATTTCGGGCGGGCCGCCGAACGGCTCGGCATGGCTCAGCCCCCGCTCAGCCGCCAGATCAGGGAGCTGGAGGCCGAGCTCGGCACCCTTCTCTTCAATCGCGGCCGCAACGCCATCACCCTCACACTGGCCGGCCAGCGCCTCTATGAGCGCGGCGGAGCGGTTCTGAAAGAGGTCGCCGACATCCTCCTCGAGGTGCGGCGCATCGGCCAGGGCGCCGAGGGACGCCTGCGCATCGGCTTCGTGGGCTCGGCCACCTTCGGCATCCTGCCCACCATCGTGAAATCGTTCCGGATGCACTATCCGGATGTGGTTCTCAGCCTCATGCCGATGAACAACGCCGATCTGCACCAAGCGCTGGTGCGGCGCAGCATCGACATCGCCTTCGCCCGCCCGATGCTGCCTGACGCGGAGTTCCTGACCCGGCAGCTCGACCGCGAGGATCTGATCGTGGCCATGCCCGACGGCGTGGCGCCGGACACACGCGGCCCGGTGACGCTCGCCGCGATCGCTCATCTGCCGCTGATCCTCTACCCGGAGTTTCCGCGCCCGAGCTATGCCGACCTCGTGATCGCCCGGCTGGAAGCGCAGGGGCACGACACGTCCCGGCGCGTCTTCACCATGGATCTGCAAACCGCGCTGAGCCTCGTGGCCATCGGAGAGGGCGTGTGCGTGGTTCCCGAATCCGTGGGCTCGGCCCATCGCAACGGCATCCGATACCGCCGCGTGTCGCCGGCGCTGGGCGTCACCGAACTCTCGCTCAGTCACCGCATCGACGAGCAGGGCATCCACGTCCATCATTTCGCGCGCATCGCGCAGGAGGTGGCGCGCCGCATGGTGCGCGCGCGCTGAGCGGCAGGTATCACGCCAGACGAGACCGGTATTGGATTCGCCCCGCTGCTGTCGTCAAGCTGGGAGCCGACCGACAGAGAGGCCCGCCCGCTTGACCATCACCATAGACCGCATCGAGACGGCCATCCTCGACGTTCCCACCATCCGGGGCCACGTCCTGTCCATGGCGACCATGACGACGCAGAGCGTGGTGCTTGTCACGATCCGCTTTTCCGACGGCAGCGTGGGCCTTGGCGAGGGCACCACGATCGGCGGCATGAGCTACGGGCCGGAAAGCCCGGAAAGCATCCGCCTCGCGGTGGACAGCTACATCGCCCCGCTTCTGCTGGGCCGCGACGCCGATGCGGTCCTTGCCGCCGCCGCGCTTGTCGAACGCCAGGTGAAGGGAAACCCGATCGCGCGCAGCGCCGTGGAAATCGCGCTCTGGGACGGCTTCGCCCGGCGTCTCGGCCTGCCGCTGGCCTCGGTTTTCGGCGGAGCGGTGCGCGGCGCCATGCCCGTGGCATGGACCCTGGCAAGCGGCGAGGCCGCCAGCGACATCGAGGAAGCCGAGGACATGCTGGCCCGCCACCGGCACCGGATATTCAAGCTCAAGATCGGCAAGCGCGAAGTGCGTGAGGACATCGCCCATGTCGCACGCATCGCGGCGGCGGTGGGCGACCGCGCCTCGATCCGCGTGGACGTGAACCAGGCCTGGTCGCTGGCCGAAGCGCGCTGGGGCCTTCGCGGCCTTCAGGAGGTGGGTGTCGATCTCGTCGAACAGCCGGTGGCGCGCGACGACCTCTCCGGGCTCAAGGCGTTGACCGATGCCGGCGAGATCGCGGTGATGGCCGACGAGGCGCTCTCGGGACCGGCCAGCGCCCTGCGTATCGCCGCGAACCGGGGGGCGGACGTCTTCGCGGTGAAGGTGGCGCAATCGGGCGGCCTTTCGCGGGCGCGCGAAGTCACTTCTATCGCCGCCTCCGCCGGCATCGGCGTCTATGGCGGCACGATGCTGGAATCGGGGGTGGCGACGGCGGCCTCGCTGCATCTCTTCGCCACCGCCGAGACGCTGGAATGGGGAACGGAGTTCTTCGGCCCCCTTCTCTTCGCCCACGAGATACTGGCCAAGCCCCTTGTCTATCGCGACTTCGCCGTGGAACTGCCGGCGGGGCCGGGGATCGGCGTCCAACCGGACCCCGACCCTTGCGCCTTCTTCGACCGGGAGAAGCGACGGACAGTGCATCCGGTCTCCCGGGCGGTCTGAAGCCGCCCGCAACGGGGCGGGAGGCGGTCCGGGCCTCTCGGGCGATCGATCCGCGCGGGATGGTCCCGGTGGTGCAGGCGCCCCGTCCGGCAGACCTCGGCGGGCCTGCGCGCGCGCAGCGGGTGATAGCGTTGTGCGACAGGGTCGGAGCGCGCCCTATTCGGCCCGGATGCCCCGCTCGGGGACCAGGACGCCCCAGACATTGATCTCGTGCCGGAGATGGTCCCGAAGCTCCTCCGGCGTTCCGCCGATCGGTTCCGCCCCGATCGCCGCGAAACGCTCCAGCACCTGCGGGCTGGCGAGCGCTTCGTTGATCGCCTCGTTGAGAACGGCGATGGTCTCGGGCGGCGTTCCATCCGGTGTGAACACCCCGAACCACGGGATCAATTCGTAGCCCGGCACGCCCGCTTCCGCGATGGTCGGCACGTCGGGCAGGGCGGCGGATCGCTGCGGGGTCGTGACGGCGATCGCGCGCAGCGCGCCGGAGGCGATATGCGGCTGAGCGGAAGTGACGCTGTCGAACATGTAGTCGATCCGGCCGCCCAGGATGTCGGGGATGGCCGGCCCGCTGCCGCGATAGGGAACGTGCAGGAACTCCGTCCCGGTGAGCGACTGGAACAGTTCCGAGGCGAGATGGATCGAGGTACCGATGCCCGCCGAACCGACGCTCATCTCGCCGGGCGCCTTCTTCGCCTGGGCGATGACCTCCTCCACCGTCTCGGCGGAATTGTATTGCGGGTTGGCGACGAGCACGTTGGGAACCACGCCCACCATGACGACGGGCTCGAAATCCTCCACGGGATCGTAGCCCGGCTCGGTGTAGAGATACGGGTTCACCGCCATTCCGTTGGCGACGATGACGATGGTGTGGCCATCCGCCTCGGCGCGCGCGACTTCGCTCAGGCCGATATTGCCGCCCGCTCCGGGCTTGTTCTCGATCACGAAAGGCTGGCCAAGGGCTTGCGCCAGCTCGCCGCCGAGCGCGCGCGCCATGACGTCCATCGCCCCCCCGGGCGGAAAGGGCACCACCCAGATCACCGGCTGCGAGGGATAGGCTGCCTGCGACAGCGCCGGCGCGCTCCAGGGCGCGACGAGGGCCAGTGTTGCTGCCAGAATGATCATTCGGCGGTTCATGCGTTTCTCCTCCCGCAAGGCTTCAAGATCACGGCGACATGCCTTGCTCCCCTTTTGAAACGTGATTGTCGGGTTTTGGGGAGGCGACGGGAAGTATAGTGTGATACTCTTTGCCGGTTCCCGGCGTGCCTCCGCCTCGACCGTCTCGCCCCTGGCGAGGATCGGCACGGTCGTATCGTCGCTGTAAAGGCGCTCGGCGGTCAGGACATGGGCTTTGATGATGTCGTGGAGCGGACACAGTGCATGACCCGCATCCGGCTTGGTTCGGTCAGCTTTCGCTGCTTTGCTTCGCCGGAATGTCGAAAGCTTCGCACCCCTCGTCGGCGCTCGTCTCCGGCACGACCGGGGAAGCGCTGCGCAAAGCCGCTCGGCCGATGAGGTGGGCGCCCACGGGGGCAGTCGCGATCATGAACAGGAAGACGGCGAAGGGCTCCACCATCGCGACCAGGCTATCGGCTCGGACCATCATGGCAAGAGCGACCAGCGCCAGACCCATCGTTCCGGCCTTGGTGGCGGCGTGCATGCGGCAGTAGACGTCGCCGAGCCGCAGCACGCCGATGCCGGCGACAAGGCAGAAGAAGCCGCCTGAGACCAGAAGAAGCGCTGCAAACCAGTCACTCATCGCTCTTGTCCATCGTGCGCTCGATATAGTGGGCGAAGGCCACGGTGGAGAGAAAGGCGATCAGGGCGAGCGCGATCGCGGCGTAGACATAGGCGTAGGTTGCCGTCGCCATGGCAAAGACCAGCAGGAACACCACCAGAAGCATCGCCACCATGTCGAGGGCGACGACGCGGTCAGGCCCGGTCGGGCCGACGATCAGGCGCCAGATCGCTGCGAGGAGCGCGAGGGCGAGCATCGCGGCGGTGAGGTTCAGGGCAAGAGCGAAGATGCCGCCGCCAGCGGTTTCGATCACGATCATCGCGTCACCTTGAGCACACGCGGCTCGATGCCTTCCGTGACACCCGCTCGGCTCGACGCGCTGTCGTCGCCGGCGCTCAGATCGTGGATCAGGAGAGTTCGGGCATCGGTGCTGACATCCACCGTCAGCGTGCCGGGCGTCAGAGTGATGTAGTTGGCGACCAGCGTCACCTCCAGGGGGCTGCGCGAGGCCAGGGGGATCGACACGAATCGCGGACGCACCTGTGCGCGAGGCGACAACACCACCCGGGCGACCGCAATGCTCGACATCGTCAGGTCGAACAGGAACCGCACGGCGAGCAGGGCGGCGAACCAGAGCTTGCGAAGAACGGTCATGGGGAAAGCTCCCTCGTCACACCGACGGCCTGGAGATATCGGGCTGGGTCGACGATCTGCGCGGCCGCCTCCGTGGCGGCGTCGATGAACGGTTCGGCCACGACGCCGGCTGCCAACGTAATCGCAGCGAGCAGCGCCACGGGTATCAGC containing:
- a CDS encoding alpha/beta fold hydrolase, producing the protein MSRTAAEPAIEAIVGRYVTVSLSDGPRRIYFEEAGQGRAVLCLHTAGADTRQWRHLLNDAGVTADHRLIAFDMPWHGKSLPPRGFEVQEYLLTTQAYIETVLAVADALGLQDAVLAGCSMGGRIALQIAARHPGRFAGFIAIEASDFQPAWYDIDWFHRPDAHGGEMGAALVSANISPHAPQEERWNTQWMFMQSGPGVFRGDLSFYTRDDSLVERLGEIDTDLSPVHILVGAYDLTCTPEDARRTAQAIRGATLTVMEELGHFPMSEHPRAFRPFFLDALQRMRTTT
- a CDS encoding heavy metal translocating P-type ATPase, with the protein product MTQTLQLDIPLVLPEVPDTSDACVGRLLADLEGRGGVEKAHVIPRNGEEEAKLCIHYDPGTLPLSRIREIVQAAGAEITRRFGHALWQVDGIGHQRRARTVAESLGALPGVLEADADAAGLVRVEFDRRQSSEQAILDALAGMGITPVAPPPLAKAERSAHAHRDHGDHDHDDPEHSHEGHSHAHGGFLGPNTELIFSLACGALLAVGFGIQTLVAAAPEWLPTVLYIGAYGLGGFYTLREAIDNLRLRKFEIDTLMLVAAAGAAALGAWAEGALLLFLFSLGHALEHYAMGRARQAIEALAKLAPRTATVRREGGAHEVPVEELVVGDLVVVRPNERLPADGFLVKGTSSIDQAPVTGESIPVDKHPVEDAAAARARPASVGAESRVFAGTINGAGAIEVEVTRLSSESALAKVVQMVSEAETQKSPTQRFTDRFERIFVPCVLALAIILLFAWVVIDEPFADSFYRAMAVLVAASPCALAIATPSAVLSGVARAARGGVLVKGGAPLENLGSLSAIAFDKTGTLTEGRPRITDIVPAEGVTRDELLTVAVAVEQLSDHPLAAAIARDGREALAGRHIPDAQALESLTGRGVTATLEGTPVWIGKAGMFGTDGIATLDKPVAEAAARLGEAGRTTMVVRRGERDLGAIGLMDTPRPAAHDTLQRLRGLGITRMIMISGDNRTVAEAIARKVGLDEAWGDLMPEDKVEAIRKLRAEGPVAMVGDGVNDAPAMAHATVGIAMGAAGSDVALETADVALMADDLSHLPFAVGLSRRTRSIIRQNVFISLGVVALLVPATIFGLGIGPAVALHEGSTLIVVFNALRLLAWRDRD
- a CDS encoding muconate/chloromuconate family cycloisomerase, translating into MTITIDRIETAILDVPTIRGHVLSMATMTTQSVVLVTIRFSDGSVGLGEGTTIGGMSYGPESPESIRLAVDSYIAPLLLGRDADAVLAAAALVERQVKGNPIARSAVEIALWDGFARRLGLPLASVFGGAVRGAMPVAWTLASGEAASDIEEAEDMLARHRHRIFKLKIGKREVREDIAHVARIAAAVGDRASIRVDVNQAWSLAEARWGLRGLQEVGVDLVEQPVARDDLSGLKALTDAGEIAVMADEALSGPASALRIAANRGADVFAVKVAQSGGLSRAREVTSIAASAGIGVYGGTMLESGVATAASLHLFATAETLEWGTEFFGPLLFAHEILAKPLVYRDFAVELPAGPGIGVQPDPDPCAFFDREKRRTVHPVSRAV
- a CDS encoding dioxygenase — protein: MGIVTIDNVTDVVIDALGRSGPITDRQREILTALIRHLHGFCKDVKLQHDEFLYACDFLARAGQITDDKRQEFILLSDILGVEVLVDMLTNEARAGASESTVLGPFYRENPPVLPKGASTILKHFDDEETVYVEGHVRDTKGAPLPGVTIDIWEDAPNGLYENHDHDQPDYNLRGRFRTDENGHYALVAVRPVPYPIPDNETAGELIRAMGHHPNRPGHLHFILSKDGYGTLVTQIFDSSSRWLDQDSVFAVKESLIAEFREDDSKGTRLRLDFDFVLQPGAAKTEAIAAE
- a CDS encoding DUF72 domain-containing protein, with protein sequence MSIRVGIAGWSIPSALAKQFPSVGTHLERYGARFSAVEINSSFYRPHRRTTYERWAASVPHEFRFSVKLPRTITHERRLIDCGALIERFAEETSGLGDKRGPVLVQLPPSFAYPGDAAERFIDELKATITAAVVLEPRHASWFQPEVDRMLGGQRVSRVAADPAKPLLAAQPGGWSGLAYLRLHGSPRIYESTYGTEAIEAHAKAVASLATRGADVWTIYDNTTYGAATQNAFQLLEALGSNTQLGDIS
- a CDS encoding LysR substrate-binding domain-containing protein, coding for MNLRQLKYFIAVAEELHFGRAAERLGMAQPPLSRQIRELEAELGTLLFNRGRNAITLTLAGQRLYERGGAVLKEVADILLEVRRIGQGAEGRLRIGFVGSATFGILPTIVKSFRMHYPDVVLSLMPMNNADLHQALVRRSIDIAFARPMLPDAEFLTRQLDREDLIVAMPDGVAPDTRGPVTLAAIAHLPLILYPEFPRPSYADLVIARLEAQGHDTSRRVFTMDLQTALSLVAIGEGVCVVPESVGSAHRNGIRYRRVSPALGVTELSLSHRIDEQGIHVHHFARIAQEVARRMVRAR
- a CDS encoding alkaline phosphatase → MKPLAAALFAGVSTLAATAPALAQTTVRQAEDSYFRSAQEDLATLIARQPNTGRAKNVILFVVDGLSIPTVTAARILEGQFRGEDGEPNTLAFENLLPYVALSKTYTHDAQVADSAPTSTAMVSGVKSVNGTIGVTQAIEVDVCASQKGAEVTTIFELAEEAGLATGIVSTARITHATPAATFAKAAGRDWENDTDLTDEARRNGCADIASQLIDWPAGDGFEVVMGGGRGNFMPADQSDPEDQTRAGARQDGRDLIAEWRDRYDDGAYVWNREQFDAIDPEVTSRVFGLFNRSHMQYEADRESDTGGEPSIAEMTTRAIELLSKNEDGFVLMVEGGRVDHAHHAGNAYRALTDTIAVSQAVQAAYDAVDPEETLIVLTADHSHVFNMAGYPARGNDILGVAGTADDGKPYTTLGYQNGPGARLDEPRADLTGVDTSDPDFLQQALVPLESETHAGDDVAIFAQGPWAHLFQGVMEQNVIYHVMTHALDFAPTEQRASAQ